The genome window AATCTGTTATCTTGTATTATTAGTGTATGTTTATCAGAACAAGCAGCTCCACACGAAACGGCAAAACTTACACCACCGCGCAAATCGTGGAAGGCTACCGTACTGCCGATGGCAAAGTCCGGCAAAAAATACTTTTCAACCTCGGCTCGGTTGAAAAACTACTCAAGCGGGATATCGATAATCTCATCAACGGCTTCTTGAGACTCAAAGGACAAACATCGCCTGCCGAAAGCGATGTCATTCTTTCTTCTAAACATTTCGGTCATATCTGGGCGGCGATGATGCTTTTCAAAGAACTCCAAATTACCAAGACGCTTCGTAAAGCCGCTCAGCAAACTAAGACCGAGTTCGACCTGGTCAAACATATTCAATTGATGGTCTTAAACAGGCTGGATGATCCTCAGTCGAAGCTTGGTTTGTTAAGCTGGTGTGAGGATGTTTATCTGCCCTCGATAGACACTAAGAATATCAAGTATCCTCATCTTCTGCGGGCGATGGATTTTCTCATCAAGCATAAGCGTCAAATCGAGGCTGAGATAGCGGCTCGCTTTATGACTATATTCGATGCCGAGTTGAAGTTATGTTTTTACGATTTGACTTCCAGTTATTTTCAGAGCGAGCACGAGGTCGAGGGCGACATACGCAAGAGGGGTTACAGCCGCGGCCATCGTTCCGACTGCAGGCAGGTAGTTATTGGCGTGGCGATGAATCAGGATGGGATACCTCTTTGTCATTACACCTTTGACGGCAACACCAGCGACCGCCAGACGGTTATCGAGGTGGTTGATGATATCAAGAGTCGTTTTAGGGTGAAAGAGGTAACGCTGGCTGCCGACAAGGGGATGACCAGCAAAGCGAACTACGGCTGGCTGCAAGAAGCGGGTGTTGGTTTTATTTTAGGCGAATCGAAGCGGATCCGGAATACTGTTCGCGAGGGTTTGGTAAAAGCTGAAGCAAGACGCCGACAAGAGAAACATGAAGAGTCGTTTTATCACGAGGAA of Candidatus Zixiibacteriota bacterium contains these proteins:
- a CDS encoding IS1634 family transposase yields the protein MFIRTSSSTRNGKTYTTAQIVEGYRTADGKVRQKILFNLGSVEKLLKRDIDNLINGFLRLKGQTSPAESDVILSSKHFGHIWAAMMLFKELQITKTLRKAAQQTKTEFDLVKHIQLMVLNRLDDPQSKLGLLSWCEDVYLPSIDTKNIKYPHLLRAMDFLIKHKRQIEAEIAARFMTIFDAELKLCFYDLTSSYFQSEHEVEGDIRKRGYSRGHRSDCRQVVIGVAMNQDGIPLCHYTFDGNTSDRQTVIEVVDDIKSRFRVKEVTLAADKGMTSKANYGWLQEAGVGFILGESKRIRNTVREGLVKAEARRRQEKHEESFYHEESGHVNMRSSEGKDIKLPVRHIYCYNPETAKKQQRRRERSIDGLLALASQLEISSLTSEECYHQLKGYVQKYHIARLVEIPEDL